A region of Veillonellaceae bacterium DNA encodes the following proteins:
- a CDS encoding GNAT family N-acetyltransferase — MRLTARKVDGRLRDLSRVKGLLERAFPKNEQFPMVLLRLRAWSSYVHFLAYYDGDDFCGFTYTVENEDMVFVLYLAVNDEIRSKGYGTAILADLKARASGRGVALNIEPLDPHAANSEQRERRLDFYRRNGFVSTDYNLIDGGDRYLILCTKEDFPVEDYIRVIKRISFGLHVPKVERMK; from the coding sequence ATGAGGCTGACGGCGCGGAAGGTGGATGGGAGGCTTCGGGATCTTTCACGGGTGAAGGGGCTTCTGGAGAGGGCTTTTCCGAAGAATGAGCAGTTCCCGATGGTCCTGCTGCGGCTTCGGGCGTGGAGCAGTTATGTGCATTTCCTGGCTTATTATGATGGCGATGATTTCTGTGGTTTCACGTACACGGTCGAGAATGAGGATATGGTCTTCGTCTTGTACCTGGCGGTGAATGATGAAATCCGTTCCAAAGGATACGGGACGGCGATTCTGGCGGATCTGAAGGCAAGGGCCTCGGGAAGGGGCGTGGCCCTGAATATTGAGCCGCTGGATCCTCATGCGGCGAATTCTGAGCAGAGGGAGAGAAGGCTGGATTTTTACCGCAGGAATGGGTTCGTCAGTACGGATTACAACCTGATCGACGGCGGCGACAGGTATCTTATCTTGTGCACGAAGGAGGATTTTCCGGTAGAGGATTATATCCGGGTAATCAAGAGAATTTCCTTTGGCCTTCATGTGCCGAAGGTAGAACGAATGAAATAA